In Pseudomonas grandcourensis, the DNA window GCGCCTGGAAATCCTCGAAAAACTGCCGAAGTTTCGCGTACGCATCGCCACTCGCGTGTTCAACCAGCGCGATGAACTGGTGGTGGATGGCGAGGCGGAGATCCTCGCGCCACGCAAGCAGCAAAGCGTGACCTTGACCACGCTGCCAGCGATCAGCATCGGCTAACCCTCTGTGACGAGGGGGCATTCCGACAAGCCCCCTCGCCACAGTCCCCGTAGCACCTCAAATACTGCAGTCTCTTGCAATTCCTTTTCGCATAAAAAACGCCAGGCTAGCTGGCATTATTCATGTCGGTCATTTGGCCTGCATGCAGAAGGCCTGTATTTTCCAGACTGACCGAATCAAGACGACCGATTGATGAACCCTGAAAAGCTCGAACTGCTGATCACCCGCGAAATGCCCTTCGGCAAGTACAAGGGCCGAATCATTGCCGACCTGCCCGGCCCTTACCTGAACTGGTTCGCCCGGGAGGGCTTCCCTCACGGCGAGTTGGGCGGCCTGCTGGCCCTGATGCAGGAGATCGACCACAACGGATTGTCGGACTTGCTCGAACCGCTGCGCGCCAAACACGGCAAACCGGCCCCGCGCCACTGAATCACCTGACGAGTACCCCATGCCCGACAACACCCGCCGCGCCCGTGATGAAGCCTTCTGGCAAACCTTTGCCGACCGCTACGATGTCGAACCCGGCCCGCTCAACCTGGAGAACGGTTACTTCGGACGCATGTCGCGCACGGTGGTCGAGGAATACCAGCGCAACATCGAGCTGATCAACCGCAGTAACTCGGTCTATGTGCGCCAGCGTTTCGAGCAGGGCGACAGCCTGAAAATCCGCGCGCAACTGGCCAGGCTGATTGGCGTACCCGCCGACAGCATCGCCCTGACCCGCAACGCCTCGGAAGGTTTGCAGTCGCTGATCCGCAACTACAACCGGCTGCAGCCCGGCGATCAGGTACTGATTTGCGATCTGGAATACGACACGGTCAAAGGCGCCATGCGCTGGCTCGCGC includes these proteins:
- a CDS encoding DUF3820 family protein; this translates as MNPEKLELLITREMPFGKYKGRIIADLPGPYLNWFAREGFPHGELGGLLALMQEIDHNGLSDLLEPLRAKHGKPAPRH